In one window of Halomarina pelagica DNA:
- a CDS encoding helix-turn-helix transcriptional regulator, producing the protein MDAALDEIKYLAASAHRIEVIDALADGPHSRADLRALTGASSSTIGRTLAEFEDRGWAVRNGHQHRATSTGAFVAEEVVSLLHRMETRQKLREVAQWLPTEKLGITIDAFSEAVVTVDDTDDPYRSVRRYDDLIEEAETMRAFGTATLKSANAGTLFRNVRSGMETEIIYPPPIVEAVLDWSPEAAKRGLDSGTLTILLHDALPCGLTIFDDRVALTGYDPDTGMLRAIVDTDAPEAREWATSLYESYRAEARPLDPRALEA; encoded by the coding sequence ATGGATGCAGCCCTCGACGAGATCAAGTATCTCGCAGCCTCAGCGCACCGCATCGAGGTGATCGACGCACTGGCTGACGGGCCACACAGCCGGGCCGACCTCCGGGCACTGACCGGGGCATCGTCGTCCACGATCGGGCGGACGTTGGCCGAATTCGAGGATCGGGGGTGGGCCGTACGAAACGGGCATCAGCACAGGGCGACCTCGACAGGAGCGTTCGTCGCGGAGGAGGTCGTAAGTTTACTTCACCGGATGGAAACCAGACAGAAGCTGCGCGAGGTCGCGCAGTGGCTTCCGACCGAGAAGCTCGGCATTACGATCGATGCGTTCTCCGAAGCGGTCGTCACAGTCGACGACACCGACGACCCATACCGGTCCGTCCGTCGCTACGACGACCTGATCGAAGAGGCGGAAACGATGCGCGCGTTCGGCACTGCGACGCTCAAGTCGGCCAACGCGGGCACGCTGTTCCGGAACGTCCGGAGCGGTATGGAGACCGAGATCATCTACCCACCCCCTATCGTCGAAGCGGTGCTGGACTGGTCCCCCGAAGCGGCCAAGAGAGGACTCGACAGCGGTACCCTCACCATCCTTCTACACGACGCCCTCCCGTGTGGACTCACGATCTTCGACGACCGTGTCGCGCTCACCGGCTACGATCCGGATACCGGGATGTTACGGGCCATCGTCGACACCGACGCCCCGGAGGCGCGCGAGTGGGCGACGTCGCTCTACGAGTCCTATCGAGCCGAGGCCCGGCCGCTCGACCCACGTGCTCTCGAAGCCTGA
- a CDS encoding carbonic anhydrase, whose translation MRQVFAELLRNNSEHVSAFKDRFDDVQDAQRPDAVTVCCSDSRVLQDQMWGNDQPGRLFTCSNIGNRVVQRTDAGDVVSGDVLYPIEHTGTETAIVVGHTGCGAVTAAYADLTDGLSEPAGIDHCLGLLETHLEGGVELLPPDVGETDAVNRLVEYNVDRQVEFLVESDKIPADVDVAGVVYDFQDVYSGNRGEVHVVNVDGETSVEALREEHPEIDSRIERLWEY comes from the coding sequence GTATTCGCCGAGTTGCTCCGGAACAATTCGGAGCACGTGAGCGCGTTCAAGGACCGGTTCGACGACGTACAGGACGCCCAGCGGCCGGACGCGGTCACCGTCTGCTGCTCCGACTCGCGTGTCCTGCAGGACCAGATGTGGGGGAACGACCAGCCCGGTCGCCTCTTCACGTGTAGCAACATCGGGAACCGCGTCGTCCAGCGGACCGACGCCGGCGACGTCGTCTCGGGGGACGTCCTCTACCCGATCGAGCACACGGGTACGGAGACCGCGATCGTGGTGGGACACACGGGCTGTGGAGCCGTCACGGCGGCGTACGCAGACCTCACGGACGGGCTCTCCGAACCTGCCGGTATCGACCACTGTCTCGGGCTGTTGGAGACGCACCTCGAGGGGGGCGTCGAGTTGCTCCCCCCGGACGTGGGTGAAACGGACGCCGTAAACCGCCTCGTCGAGTACAACGTCGACAGGCAGGTCGAGTTCCTCGTCGAGAGCGACAAGATCCCCGCGGACGTCGACGTCGCGGGCGTCGTGTACGACTTCCAGGACGTGTACTCCGGGAATCGGGGTGAGGTCCACGTCGTCAACGTCGACGGCGAGACGAGCGTGGAGGCGCTCCGGGAGGAACATCCCGAGATCGACTCGCGGATCGAACGACTCTGGGAGTACTGA
- a CDS encoding alpha/beta fold hydrolase, with protein sequence MPTVRTNDVETYYERRGEGPPIVFVHASIVDHAMWDRQADAIADDYTTVVYDVRGHGRTGGSAEPEYTMDLFAADLHALVTALDLDRPVLCGLSMGGMIAQTYAAAHPDRLAGLILADTFTPRILTRGEWFLRRVALNALIPPVRLVGYERVERANVWLTERLFGGVSGDYGRIERLREAGPKMTTDEFAKVIRSMTRFHGASIDLSAITVPTLVLYGENELPFVKRHAAELAVRLSNVEIDEVPHAGHASNLDTPDYFTAAVRAFLARTRPIDGADASDGNSGTGSR encoded by the coding sequence ATGCCGACAGTGCGAACGAACGACGTCGAGACGTACTACGAGCGACGCGGCGAGGGGCCGCCGATCGTGTTCGTCCACGCGTCCATCGTCGATCACGCGATGTGGGACCGACAGGCGGACGCGATCGCGGACGACTACACGACGGTCGTCTACGACGTCCGCGGGCACGGCCGGACCGGCGGCTCGGCCGAACCCGAGTACACGATGGATCTCTTCGCGGCGGATCTGCACGCCCTCGTTACCGCGTTAGATCTCGACCGACCGGTTCTCTGCGGACTCTCCATGGGCGGGATGATCGCCCAGACGTACGCGGCGGCCCACCCCGACCGACTGGCCGGCCTGATCCTCGCCGACACGTTCACCCCGAGGATCCTCACCCGCGGCGAGTGGTTCCTGCGTCGGGTCGCGTTGAACGCGCTGATCCCGCCCGTTCGACTCGTCGGATACGAACGGGTCGAGCGTGCCAACGTGTGGCTGACGGAACGGCTCTTCGGCGGCGTCAGCGGCGACTACGGGCGGATCGAACGACTCCGCGAGGCGGGACCGAAGATGACCACCGACGAGTTCGCCAAGGTGATCCGGTCGATGACGCGATTTCACGGGGCGTCGATCGACCTCTCGGCGATCACCGTCCCGACGCTCGTCCTGTACGGCGAGAACGAACTGCCGTTCGTGAAGCGCCACGCGGCGGAGCTGGCGGTTCGCCTCTCGAACGTCGAGATCGACGAAGTACCGCACGCCGGCCACGCCTCGAACCTCGATACCCCCGACTACTTCACCGCCGCCGTTCGGGCGTTCCTCGCACGCACTCGTCCGATCGATGGAGCGGATGCCTCCGACGGGAACTCCGGGACCGGGTCGCGGTGA